A window of Epinephelus fuscoguttatus linkage group LG24, E.fuscoguttatus.final_Chr_v1 contains these coding sequences:
- the LOC125885105 gene encoding cyclin-dependent kinase 5 activator 2-like, producing MGTVLSLSPGSRKAAARGPEKLAELAVQKPPEHREEEEEEEEEEKDGKEKKKKTKKTKTRHPVLLHALSWKKRLVAARAKRKGGKKVKPAVSEPGHVQRGQREQAATDSRHRALKAGHRHGPIPVPVPTVPDHTQNPNVGRPDLIISPRRVVVQASTGELLRCLSDFLCHRCVKLKELSSNQIVLWFRNVDRALLVQGWQDQCFISPASLVFVYLLCREAVDEDTSSEQELHATFLICLYLGYSYLGNEISYPLKPFLVESSRDAFWERVLELIERLSTDMLRINADPHFFTEVFQDLKNQGGARERAREEKEKEGEKKEEEEEKENNGGNRIEDLDR from the exons AGCTCGCGGAGCTCGCGGTGCAGAAGCCGCCGGAGCAccgcgaggaggaggaggaggaggaggaggaagagaaggacggaaaggagaagaagaagaagacgaagaagacgAAGACGCGGCATCCGGTGCTGCTGCACGCGCTGAGCTGGAAGAAGCGCCTCGTGGCCGCGCGAGCCAAGAGGAAGGGCGGGAAGAAGGTGAAACCCGCGGTGTCCGAGCCCGGGCACGTGCAGCGGGGGCAGCGGGAGCAGGCGGCCACCGACAGCCGTCACAGAGCACTCAAGGCCGGACACAGACACGGACCCATCCCGGTGCCCGTCCCCACCGTCCCGGATCATACCCAGAACCCAAACGTGGGGAGGCCGGACCTGATCATCTCACCGCGGAGGGTGGTGGTGCAG GCGTCCACAGGCGAGCTCCTTCGCTGcctgtctgacttcctgtgtcATCGTTGTGTCAAACTGAAGGAGCTCTCGTCCAATCAGATCGTCCTGTGGTTCAGAAACGTTGACCGAGCACTGCTGGTACAAGGCTGGCAG GACCAGTGCTTCATCAGTCCTGCCAGTCTGGTTTTCGTGTACCTGCTGTGCAGGGAGGCGGTGGACGAGGACACGTCCTCAGAGCAGGAGCTCCACGCCACCTTCCTCATCTGTCTCTACCTGGGCTACTCGTACCTTGGCAACGAGATCTCGTACCCGCTCAAGCCCTTCCTGGTGGAGTCCAGCCGCGATGCATTCTGGGAGCGGGTGCTGGAGCTGATTGAGCGTCTGAGCACCGACATGCTGCGGATCAATGCCGACCCGCACTTCTTCACCGAGGTGTTCCAGGACCTAAAGAACCAGGGCGGAGCCAGGGAGAGGGcgagggaggagaaggagaaggaaggggaaaaaaaggaggaggaggaggagaaggagaacaACGGAGGGAACAGGATTGAAGACCTGGATCGTTAG